In a genomic window of Sulfurimonas denitrificans DSM 1251:
- the trpS gene encoding tryptophan--tRNA ligase yields the protein MRVLTGIQPSGDLHIGNYFGSIKQMVDAQESSQTFAFIANYHAMTSGGKDLARLTMQCATDFLALGIDPKKSIFWVQSDVKEVLELYWILSSFTPMGLLERAHSYKDKTAKGIGANHSLFSYPVLMAADILIFGSEVVPVGKDQIQHVEIARDIAIRFNNQYGDILTIPEFRVQEEVQTVLGTDGQKMSKSYGNIINIFGEEKAQLKTIKKIVTENVAVEEPKEFESCNVYNMAKLFLEGDNLIALQDRYKKGGEGHGHFKMYLAEVIWEYFKDFRQKREYFEAHQDEVRGILKVGADKAREIALPTIEKIRSATGISY from the coding sequence ATGAGAGTTTTAACAGGTATTCAGCCATCAGGAGATTTACATATAGGAAACTATTTTGGCTCTATTAAGCAGATGGTGGATGCGCAAGAGAGTAGCCAAACTTTTGCTTTTATAGCAAACTATCATGCCATGACAAGTGGTGGCAAAGATTTAGCAAGGCTCACTATGCAGTGCGCAACAGATTTTTTGGCATTAGGAATTGACCCAAAAAAATCTATTTTTTGGGTTCAATCAGATGTAAAAGAGGTGCTTGAATTGTACTGGATTTTATCATCATTTACTCCAATGGGATTATTAGAGAGAGCGCATAGCTATAAAGATAAAACTGCAAAAGGAATTGGAGCAAATCATTCACTCTTCTCATATCCTGTTTTGATGGCAGCAGATATTTTGATATTTGGCTCAGAGGTTGTTCCAGTTGGAAAAGATCAGATTCAACATGTAGAAATAGCGAGAGATATAGCGATAAGATTCAATAATCAATATGGAGATATTTTAACTATTCCTGAATTTAGAGTTCAAGAAGAGGTTCAAACCGTTCTTGGAACTGATGGGCAAAAAATGTCAAAGAGCTATGGAAATATTATAAATATATTTGGTGAAGAGAAAGCTCAACTAAAAACTATCAAGAAAATAGTAACTGAAAATGTAGCAGTTGAAGAACCAAAAGAGTTTGAGAGCTGTAATGTTTATAACATGGCAAAACTCTTTTTAGAAGGAGATAACCTCATTGCGCTTCAAGATAGATACAAAAAAGGCGGAGAAGGTCATGGCCACTTTAAGATGTATCTTGCAGAGGTTATATGGGAATACTTTAAAGATTTTAGACAAAAAAGAGAGTATTTTGAAGCTCATCAAGATGAAGTAAGAGGTATTTTAAAAGTTGGTGCAGATAAAGCAAGAGAGATTGCACTTCCAACAATCGAAAAAATCAGAAGCGCAACAGGTATAAGCTACTAA
- a CDS encoding PP0621 family protein, with translation MILKILLVVGVIAFIYFKFIKKKPQVEKSANKKDEQKSNDMVECATCKIYCSLEDSLISGGKYYCSRECLESIK, from the coding sequence ATGATACTTAAAATTTTGCTTGTTGTGGGCGTTATTGCTTTTATATATTTTAAATTTATAAAGAAAAAACCTCAAGTTGAAAAATCAGCAAATAAAAAAGATGAACAAAAAAGTAACGATATGGTTGAGTGCGCAACATGTAAAATATATTGCTCACTTGAAGATTCATTAATCAGCGGTGGCAAATACTACTGCTCAAGAGAGTGTTTAGAGAGCATAAAATGA
- the ribA gene encoding GTP cyclohydrolase II produces the protein MNIEISEVANLPSRFGDFKVKVFKVGCKEHLVIFKEPIDEIPIVRVHSECLTGDAMGSLKCDCRDQLEHALMLASKTNGMVIYLRQEGRNIGLLNKINAYALQDQGLNTIEANHQLGFDADERTYEIVPFILEHFGIKRIKLLTNNPKKVLSLSGIDIVERVPIIMKSNPHNEGYLNVKKESMGHLL, from the coding sequence TTGAATATTGAGATCTCTGAAGTAGCAAATTTACCCTCAAGGTTTGGCGATTTTAAAGTCAAAGTTTTTAAAGTTGGTTGCAAAGAACATCTAGTTATTTTTAAAGAGCCTATTGATGAGATTCCCATAGTTAGAGTTCACTCTGAGTGCTTGACTGGGGATGCGATGGGGAGTTTGAAGTGTGATTGTAGAGATCAGCTAGAACATGCTCTTATGCTTGCTTCAAAAACAAATGGCATGGTGATTTACCTAAGACAAGAGGGGCGAAATATCGGGCTCTTAAACAAGATAAACGCTTATGCTCTTCAAGACCAAGGGCTAAACACCATAGAAGCAAATCATCAGTTAGGCTTTGATGCGGATGAGAGAACTTATGAGATTGTTCCTTTTATACTTGAGCATTTTGGGATAAAGAGGATAAAGCTTCTCACAAATAACCCAAAAAAAGTTCTCTCACTTAGCGGTATAGATATTGTAGAGCGTGTTCCCATCATAATGAAGTCAAATCCTCACAATGAAGGCTACTTAAATGTAAAAAAAGAGAGCATGGGGCATCTGCTTTAA
- the hemJ gene encoding protoporphyrinogen oxidase HemJ: protein MYSWIVWFHILSFISWYAVLFYLPRLFVYHAENADNEGFVKVVKVMEMKIYKYIGVPAMWATLLSGTYLAIELGFSGNAWLHAKILFVVILVAYFFSLGYFREKFLNDECKKSGKFFRAYNEVPTILLLVIVAMVIIKPF from the coding sequence ATGTACAGTTGGATAGTCTGGTTTCATATTCTCTCTTTTATATCGTGGTATGCAGTTTTGTTTTACCTGCCACGACTCTTTGTTTATCACGCAGAAAATGCAGATAACGAGGGTTTTGTTAAAGTTGTAAAAGTTATGGAGATGAAGATTTACAAATATATCGGTGTTCCTGCTATGTGGGCGACACTGCTAAGCGGGACTTATCTAGCTATTGAGCTAGGTTTTAGTGGTAACGCTTGGCTACATGCAAAGATACTTTTTGTGGTTATTTTAGTGGCATATTTTTTCTCTTTAGGATATTTTAGAGAGAAATTTTTGAATGACGAGTGTAAAAAAAGCGGAAAGTTTTTCAGAGCTTATAATGAAGTTCCGACAATTTTACTTCTTGTAATAGTCGCTATGGTTATAATAAAACCATTTTAA
- the argF gene encoding ornithine carbamoyltransferase, translating into MRHFLTLRDFSKDEILEIINIGLEIKKSLKSAVCKHELKNQTLAMIFEKSSTRTRVSFETGMFQLGGHALFLSNRDIHLGRGEPVKDTARVISGMCDMIMIRTFEHSRIEEFASYSKVPVINGLTDSYHPVQLLADYMTLVEYGMEKNIIAAYVGDGNNMTHSWMMLAAKLGFELRVATPKGYEVDEKILQEALLIAKESGAVIKVTNDPSEAVKGATVVTTDTWTSMGQEEEKEARIRIFNGFMVDEKMMSQAASNAKFLHCLPAYRGLEVSEEVFEKHSEIIFNEAENRLHAQKGLMVWLDKQRNI; encoded by the coding sequence TTGAGACACTTTTTAACGCTGAGAGACTTTAGCAAAGATGAGATTTTAGAGATTATAAATATAGGTTTAGAGATAAAGAAGAGCCTAAAGAGTGCTGTTTGTAAGCACGAACTAAAAAATCAGACATTAGCCATGATATTTGAAAAAAGCTCAACAAGAACTCGTGTTAGTTTTGAGACAGGGATGTTTCAGCTCGGCGGACATGCGCTATTTTTATCAAACAGAGATATTCATTTGGGCAGAGGTGAGCCAGTCAAAGACACAGCTAGAGTTATTTCAGGCATGTGCGATATGATTATGATTAGAACGTTTGAGCACTCACGCATCGAAGAGTTTGCCTCTTATTCAAAAGTTCCAGTAATTAATGGGCTTACCGACTCATATCATCCTGTTCAACTCTTAGCTGATTATATGACTTTGGTTGAGTATGGTATGGAAAAAAACATTATCGCTGCTTACGTGGGTGATGGGAATAACATGACTCACTCATGGATGATGTTAGCTGCAAAGTTAGGCTTTGAACTCAGAGTTGCTACTCCAAAAGGGTATGAAGTTGATGAAAAAATACTTCAAGAAGCTCTTCTAATCGCAAAAGAGAGCGGAGCAGTTATAAAAGTCACAAATGACCCCTCAGAGGCTGTAAAAGGGGCAACAGTAGTTACAACTGATACTTGGACTTCTATGGGACAAGAGGAAGAGAAAGAGGCTCGTATTAGAATATTTAACGGCTTTATGGTTGATGAGAAAATGATGTCACAAGCAGCGAGTAATGCAAAGTTTCTTCACTGCCTCCCCGCTTATAGAGGACTAGAGGTTAGTGAAGAGGTTTTTGAAAAACACTCTGAGATAATTTTTAATGAAGCAGAGAATAGACTTCATGCCCAAAAAGGGCTGATGGTCTGGCTGGATAAACAGAGGAATATATAG
- the hpf gene encoding ribosome hibernation-promoting factor, HPF/YfiA family, which translates to MNVQVHAKDITLSANAKGHIETAIAAFKKYSLDITTVNVNLKKEKKGVLVEFDIHIAHSEPVVINQADEDLDTAIDLAIDRASKALRRLHDRVVSHKATSLKEIEVVEE; encoded by the coding sequence ATGAATGTACAAGTTCATGCAAAAGATATAACACTTAGTGCAAATGCAAAAGGGCATATTGAAACTGCAATAGCAGCTTTTAAAAAATACTCACTTGATATTACAACTGTAAATGTAAATTTAAAAAAAGAGAAAAAAGGTGTTTTAGTGGAGTTTGACATACACATAGCTCACTCAGAGCCAGTTGTAATCAATCAAGCAGATGAAGATTTAGATACTGCAATCGATTTAGCGATAGATAGAGCTTCAAAAGCACTTCGTCGTCTTCACGATAGAGTTGTTTCTCATAAGGCTACTTCTTTAAAAGAGATAGAAGTAGTAGAGGAGTAA
- a CDS encoding CHAP domain-containing protein, with protein sequence MRSVILGLVVVLLLFLTGCSQKEVAIVEPEAQIITLPIIEVKPQEDKELIIRRVIVENALKHLNKSSGQDCSGFVDLVNSDTNESFYKAEMLYKYYDNSRRSRAIFNMMQDEDKLVSEPLPKVGDIVFFSDTLQKTKRRVGSLNITHMGIVTAVDEDETVHFIHNIQGKNKIDQLNRKYSDHHMLSDKHVNSFLKRCSKNRQKSKCLTSFFFSSYASPVPKEKIELSKN encoded by the coding sequence ATGAGGAGCGTTATATTAGGGCTTGTAGTAGTTCTTCTTCTTTTTTTAACTGGATGTTCACAAAAAGAGGTTGCAATAGTTGAGCCAGAAGCTCAAATAATAACGCTACCAATCATAGAAGTAAAGCCGCAAGAAGATAAAGAGTTGATTATTCGCAGAGTCATTGTAGAAAATGCGCTAAAACACTTAAATAAGAGCAGTGGTCAAGATTGTTCAGGATTTGTAGATTTGGTAAATAGTGATACTAATGAATCTTTCTATAAAGCAGAAATGCTATATAAATATTATGATAATTCAAGACGCTCAAGAGCAATTTTTAACATGATGCAAGATGAAGATAAGCTAGTAAGTGAGCCTCTTCCAAAAGTGGGTGATATTGTCTTCTTCTCAGACACTCTTCAAAAAACAAAACGAAGAGTTGGCTCATTAAATATCACACATATGGGTATAGTTACTGCCGTTGATGAGGATGAAACCGTACATTTTATCCATAATATTCAAGGTAAAAACAAAATTGACCAACTAAATAGAAAATACTCAGACCATCATATGCTCTCAGACAAACATGTAAATAGCTTTTTGAAGAGATGTTCCAAAAACAGACAAAAGAGCAAATGTTTAACCTCTTTTTTCTTTAGTTCTTACGCATCTCCAGTGCCAAAAGAGAAGATAGAATTAAGTAAAAACTAA
- a CDS encoding type II toxin-antitoxin system RelE family toxin, producing the protein MYSIAFDKDAEREFLKLERQIQLLVSSKILDLQSGNFTNDKQLKGKHKGKFRKRAGNYHIIYLKENNLLVISIIRIAHRKEAY; encoded by the coding sequence ATGTATAGCATCGCCTTCGACAAAGATGCCGAGCGGGAGTTTTTAAAACTTGAGAGGCAAATTCAACTACTCGTTTCATCCAAAATTTTAGATTTGCAAAGCGGAAACTTTACTAATGATAAACAGTTGAAGGGCAAGCATAAAGGTAAGTTTAGAAAACGGGCAGGCAATTACCATATTATCTATTTAAAAGAAAACAACCTTTTAGTTATTTCTATAATTAGAATTGCCCATAGAAAAGAAGCGTACTAA
- a CDS encoding EAL domain-containing protein, which translates to MYSLNSKFLKIIPILFLIIGTGKIIYIYFETKEKEADFAKKEAEVLNSYVIENRNYYQNLFLNGTIDINQKTLSALPAYSSYHISKAFSQNNPLKITLSTVSDRARNSKNSADRDELEAINFFKANSNEDYYFNSKNPNFYQYATVLKITPVCLKCHGAKNDAPSYIQQSYENSYDYNLGEVRGIVSIKIPKKELSNYFFKGFFKSALYDLILFLLLFIAIIYLIRFSKKVNETLEKKIEQKTLEFKSSLFQDRLTKLPNRLKLIEDIELSMDKKHRHLALVNIDAFKDINDLYGYAIGDEILIQVSQRIRNFCTDLGSIYKLPNDEFAIFVTDKFDEDNFHKTIKTLLETINETKFSIDEQSIFISFSCGISSNKDPLLIKANTALQAAKSTAKSVVIYKDSLNAKEQITKNMDALLILKEAIAKNQITPYFQPIYNTRSKKIEKYEALARIVREDGSVIAPFAFLDIAIKSKLYPEITKAMILKSFEFFKDKEYEFSINLSILDIQNQEVLKFILSKLREFPEPQRVVFEILESHKIENYQEMKSFIKEVKKYGSKIAIDDFGSGYSNFSQVFELNVDCLKIDASLVKYITTDESSRVIIKTIVNFASNLGLKTIAEFVEDRESLEILEKMGIDFIQGYYIGKPSNKLCENFSV; encoded by the coding sequence GTGTATAGTTTAAACAGTAAATTTTTAAAAATTATCCCTATACTCTTTCTTATAATTGGAACAGGTAAAATAATATATATATATTTTGAAACAAAAGAGAAAGAAGCTGATTTTGCAAAAAAAGAGGCAGAGGTTTTAAACAGTTATGTTATTGAAAACAGAAACTACTACCAAAATCTTTTTCTAAATGGTACTATAGATATTAACCAAAAAACTCTCTCGGCACTTCCAGCTTATAGTTCTTACCATATATCAAAAGCGTTTTCACAAAATAATCCACTTAAAATCACTCTCTCAACCGTCTCTGATCGCGCTAGAAACAGTAAAAATTCTGCCGATAGAGATGAGCTTGAAGCTATAAACTTTTTCAAGGCAAATTCAAATGAAGATTACTATTTCAACTCTAAAAATCCTAATTTTTATCAATATGCAACTGTTTTAAAAATTACTCCTGTTTGCTTGAAGTGTCATGGTGCAAAAAATGATGCACCCTCTTATATACAACAGAGTTATGAGAACTCTTATGACTATAATCTTGGCGAGGTACGCGGCATTGTAAGTATTAAAATTCCAAAAAAAGAGCTAAGTAACTACTTTTTCAAGGGCTTTTTTAAATCTGCTCTATATGATTTGATACTTTTTTTACTTCTTTTTATTGCTATAATTTACCTCATTAGGTTCTCTAAAAAAGTCAATGAAACACTTGAGAAAAAGATTGAGCAGAAGACTCTCGAGTTTAAGAGCTCTCTTTTTCAAGATAGGCTTACAAAACTACCAAACAGATTAAAACTCATAGAAGATATTGAACTATCAATGGATAAAAAACATAGGCACTTAGCACTTGTAAACATTGACGCTTTTAAAGACATAAATGATTTATATGGTTATGCAATCGGTGATGAAATTTTAATACAAGTCTCTCAAAGAATACGAAATTTTTGCACTGATTTAGGCTCTATTTACAAACTTCCAAATGATGAATTTGCTATTTTTGTAACAGATAAGTTTGATGAAGATAACTTTCATAAGACAATAAAAACTCTTCTTGAAACAATAAACGAGACGAAATTCAGCATTGATGAGCAATCTATATTTATCTCTTTTAGTTGTGGAATCTCATCGAACAAAGACCCTCTTCTTATAAAGGCAAATACAGCTCTCCAAGCAGCTAAGAGTACTGCAAAGAGTGTTGTAATCTACAAAGATTCACTCAATGCAAAAGAGCAGATAACAAAAAATATGGACGCTCTTTTAATCCTAAAAGAGGCTATCGCCAAAAATCAAATAACTCCATACTTTCAGCCTATCTACAATACAAGAAGCAAAAAAATAGAGAAGTATGAAGCATTAGCAAGAATAGTTAGAGAGGATGGAAGCGTTATTGCTCCTTTTGCTTTCTTGGATATCGCTATAAAATCAAAGCTCTATCCTGAGATAACAAAAGCCATGATACTAAAATCATTTGAGTTTTTTAAAGACAAAGAGTATGAATTTTCAATAAATCTATCGATACTAGATATTCAAAACCAAGAGGTACTTAAATTTATACTCTCAAAACTTAGAGAATTTCCAGAGCCTCAAAGAGTTGTTTTTGAAATTTTAGAGAGCCATAAAATAGAGAACTATCAAGAGATGAAAAGTTTTATAAAAGAGGTTAAAAAATATGGATCAAAAATAGCTATTGATGATTTTGGAAGTGGCTATTCAAACTTTTCACAGGTCTTTGAGCTAAATGTTGACTGTCTTAAAATTGATGCTTCCTTGGTAAAGTATATAACAACAGATGAAAGCTCAAGAGTTATCATAAAAACCATAGTTAACTTTGCTTCTAATCTTGGCTT
- the rsmG gene encoding 16S rRNA (guanine(527)-N(7))-methyltransferase RsmG yields MNLKTALLELDTELPDTFFHHIQKFKEHLFKWNKIHNLTGAKDENTIDEFIYDAIYPITFLPKCKNLLDIGTGAGFPGLILAMGLPETEVTLVEPLAKRASFLQFIKADLGLSNVKVVQKRVQDMPSEIFEIVTSRAVIDTNMLLELSKGFRNKDSKLLFFKGERVYDEVNKDLKYKIIKRENRHYLLIGETL; encoded by the coding sequence TTGAACTTGAAAACTGCTCTGTTGGAACTTGATACCGAGTTACCAGACACATTTTTTCATCATATACAAAAATTTAAAGAGCACCTCTTTAAATGGAACAAGATTCATAACTTAACAGGTGCAAAAGATGAAAATACGATTGATGAGTTCATTTATGATGCAATTTACCCAATCACTTTTTTACCAAAATGTAAAAATCTCTTAGATATTGGTACGGGAGCTGGTTTTCCAGGATTAATTTTAGCTATGGGACTACCAGAGACTGAAGTTACCCTTGTGGAGCCTTTAGCAAAGAGAGCAAGTTTCTTACAGTTTATAAAAGCTGATCTTGGGCTTAGTAATGTTAAAGTTGTCCAAAAAAGAGTTCAAGATATGCCTAGTGAAATCTTTGAAATAGTAACTTCAAGGGCAGTTATAGATACCAACATGCTTCTTGAATTAAGTAAAGGCTTCCGCAATAAGGACTCGAAACTCCTTTTTTTTAAAGGCGAGAGAGTTTACGATGAAGTTAATAAAGACCTAAAATATAAGATAATAAAAAGAGAAAATAGGCACTATCTTCTCATTGGAGAGACTTTATGA
- the hemB gene encoding porphobilinogen synthase, producing the protein MFQRFRRTRLNSHLRSLVRETNVSVDDFIYPLFVRSGEGIKTEVSSMPGVFQMSIDEVLKECEDLKKLGLYSIILFGIPDVKDSIGSDSLCEHGIIAKAIRAIKKAHPEMFVVTDLCFCEYTDHGHCGIIDEKKQTVNNDATLEISAQQAIVHAKAGADMIAPSGMMDGIIITLREALDGAGYENLPIMSYSTKFASGYYGPFREVAESTPSFGDRASYQMDPANRREAIAESISDEAQGADILMVKPALAYLDIVREIKDATSLPMAVYNVSGEYAMIKFAGMQGLIDYDRVVMETMVSFKRAGADIIISYHAKEVARMLQK; encoded by the coding sequence ATGTTTCAAAGATTTCGCAGAACTCGCTTAAATAGTCATCTTCGTTCACTAGTGCGTGAGACAAATGTAAGTGTAGATGATTTTATTTATCCGCTTTTTGTGCGCTCTGGGGAGGGCATAAAAACAGAAGTCTCATCAATGCCGGGGGTGTTTCAAATGAGTATAGATGAGGTTTTAAAAGAGTGCGAAGATCTTAAAAAACTAGGACTTTACTCAATCATTCTCTTTGGAATACCTGATGTAAAAGACTCCATAGGGTCTGATTCTTTATGCGAACATGGGATTATTGCAAAGGCTATACGTGCCATAAAAAAGGCTCATCCTGAGATGTTTGTAGTAACGGACTTATGTTTTTGTGAATACACAGATCATGGACACTGCGGAATCATTGATGAAAAAAAACAAACAGTAAATAATGATGCAACTCTTGAAATATCTGCTCAACAAGCGATAGTTCATGCAAAAGCTGGAGCAGATATGATAGCACCATCAGGTATGATGGATGGCATAATAATAACACTTAGAGAAGCACTTGATGGAGCAGGGTATGAAAATCTCCCTATCATGAGCTACTCTACAAAGTTTGCTTCAGGATATTATGGTCCATTTCGTGAGGTAGCAGAATCAACCCCAAGTTTTGGAGACCGTGCTTCATATCAGATGGACCCAGCAAATAGAAGAGAAGCTATTGCTGAGAGTATCTCTGATGAGGCTCAAGGGGCAGATATTTTGATGGTAAAACCAGCTCTTGCATACTTGGATATAGTAAGAGAGATAAAAGATGCAACATCGCTTCCTATGGCTGTTTATAACGTAAGTGGTGAGTATGCCATGATAAAATTTGCAGGTATGCAGGGATTAATTGATTATGACAGAGTTGTGATGGAGACAATGGTTAGTTTTAAGAGAGCAGGTGCGGATATTATAATCTCTTATCATGCAAAAGAGGTTGCAAGGATGTTACAAAAGTAA
- a CDS encoding LPP20 family lipoprotein encodes MIKTISNITLTILLSVIIIGCSKDVEPEKRSVDFSCKQENVDAPKWTCIPEVPGHYSGVGIAEKSAAGMDHMRRVAMANGRSDLAQQIQTLVKDKVSLYTGTTGIASSETVDKTTESVTKQVAKVNLNGSKAIDMWSAPSGALYMLVTVSKESTNEQIRNNIKTSFNNDNALWQQFKAKNALEELEKEFSGE; translated from the coding sequence ATGATTAAAACTATTTCAAATATTACGCTTACGATTTTACTTAGTGTCATTATTATAGGTTGTTCAAAAGATGTTGAACCAGAGAAGAGAAGCGTAGATTTTTCTTGTAAACAAGAGAACGTTGATGCTCCAAAATGGACTTGTATTCCTGAAGTCCCTGGACACTATTCAGGTGTTGGTATCGCAGAGAAAAGCGCCGCTGGAATGGATCATATGAGAAGAGTAGCCATGGCAAATGGTCGCTCTGATTTAGCGCAACAGATTCAGACATTAGTAAAAGACAAGGTAAGTCTATATACTGGAACAACAGGCATCGCCTCTAGTGAAACAGTGGACAAAACAACAGAGAGCGTAACTAAACAAGTAGCAAAAGTAAACTTAAATGGCTCAAAAGCGATAGATATGTGGAGTGCACCATCAGGAGCTCTTTACATGTTAGTAACAGTCTCTAAAGAGTCCACAAATGAGCAAATTAGAAATAACATCAAAACAAGTTTTAATAATGACAATGCTCTTTGGCAGCAGTTCAAAGCTAAAAATGCCCTAGAAGAGCTTGAAAAAGAGTTCTCTGGAGAATGA
- a CDS encoding ribbon-helix-helix protein, CopG family has product MKQAINIRLEKDIVKTLDEYAQELDKTRTSLIEKAIELYFDKLDEMIADKRIDDLKAGKTTVVPLAEVFKKAGIDV; this is encoded by the coding sequence ATGAAACAAGCGATAAATATAAGACTCGAAAAAGACATTGTTAAAACATTAGATGAATATGCGCAAGAACTGGACAAGACGAGAACGAGTTTGATTGAAAAAGCCATTGAATTATACTTTGATAAGTTAGATGAAATGATTGCCGATAAAAGAATAGACGACTTAAAGGCAGGAAAGACCACGGTTGTACCTCTAGCAGAAGTATTTAAAAAAGCCGGTATTGATGTATAG
- the der gene encoding ribosome biogenesis GTPase Der, whose product MKKIAIIGRPNVGKSSLFNRLMKKRDAITSDVAGTTRDVKRRHVVIINKEALLLDTGGLDQGCELFDKIKEKSLEAAKKADIILYMVDGKSIPEDADKKLFYELQTLGKEVALVVNKIDNDKLKDNLWDFYEFGTDAIFGISVSHNRSVNALLEWIYDRLPEEDIIKDEDEEDDVNIVEEDDEEFEFDDKEYNEEEEDDNFFYPEDDEDEEFEDDSIFAQNDRIKEFDETDANHIKISIIGRTNVGKSSLLNALLGEERSVVSSVAGTTIDPIDESMEYKDKQLTFVDTAGLRRRGKIVGIEKFALMRTKEMLENSNMALVVLDASEPFLDLDEKIAGLVDSNRLACIIVLNKWDIANRDEYDKIIQEVRDRFKFLAYAPIVTLSAKSHRRVDKLFDMILEIDKNYSQHIKTSELNVVLEKALRRHQLPSMRGQIIRIYYATQYETRPPKIAIVMNKPRGLHFTYRRYLTNKLREAFSFSGTPVLFKAKKRGEK is encoded by the coding sequence ATGAAAAAAATCGCCATTATCGGTCGTCCAAATGTTGGAAAAAGCTCACTCTTTAACAGGCTAATGAAAAAAAGAGATGCTATTACCTCTGATGTTGCTGGAACGACAAGAGATGTAAAGAGACGACATGTTGTTATCATAAACAAAGAAGCACTTTTACTAGATACTGGCGGTCTTGACCAAGGGTGTGAGCTTTTTGACAAGATAAAAGAGAAATCTTTAGAAGCTGCAAAAAAAGCAGACATTATTCTCTATATGGTTGATGGAAAAAGTATCCCAGAAGATGCAGATAAAAAACTTTTTTATGAACTTCAAACTCTTGGCAAAGAGGTTGCACTCGTTGTAAATAAGATAGACAACGATAAACTAAAAGATAATCTTTGGGATTTTTATGAGTTTGGAACAGACGCTATTTTTGGCATATCTGTTTCACACAACAGAAGCGTAAATGCGCTCTTAGAGTGGATATACGACAGACTTCCAGAAGAAGACATCATAAAAGATGAAGATGAAGAAGATGATGTAAATATTGTTGAAGAGGACGATGAAGAGTTTGAATTTGATGATAAAGAGTACAACGAAGAGGAGGAGGATGATAACTTCTTCTACCCTGAAGATGACGAAGATGAAGAGTTTGAAGATGACTCTATCTTTGCCCAAAACGATAGAATCAAAGAGTTTGATGAAACTGATGCAAACCATATAAAAATCTCTATCATCGGACGTACAAATGTTGGAAAAAGCTCTCTCTTAAATGCTCTTCTTGGTGAAGAGCGCTCTGTTGTAAGTAGTGTTGCAGGAACTACAATCGACCCTATTGATGAGAGCATGGAGTATAAAGATAAACAACTTACCTTTGTTGATACGGCAGGTCTTAGACGCAGAGGAAAAATCGTGGGCATTGAGAAGTTTGCTCTTATGCGCACAAAAGAGATGCTAGAGAACTCAAATATGGCACTTGTTGTATTAGATGCTAGTGAGCCTTTTTTAGATTTAGATGAGAAAATTGCAGGTTTGGTTGATAGCAACCGTCTTGCATGTATCATTGTTTTAAACAAATGGGATATTGCAAATAGAGATGAGTATGACAAAATCATACAAGAAGTGCGTGATAGATTTAAATTTTTAGCCTATGCGCCAATTGTAACACTCTCTGCAAAATCGCACAGAAGAGTGGATAAGCTCTTTGATATGATTTTAGAAATAGATAAAAACTACTCTCAACACATCAAAACTTCAGAACTTAATGTTGTTTTAGAAAAGGCTCTAAGACGCCATCAACTACCAAGCATGCGTGGACAAATAATCAGAATCTACTATGCAACACAATATGAAACAAGACCGCCAAAGATAGCCATAGTTATGAATAAACCACGAGGTCTTCACTTTACTTATAGAAGATATTTGACAAATAAGCTAAGAGAAGCATTTAGTTTTAGCGGAACACCTGTTTTATTTAAAGCTAAAAAACGTGGTGAGAAGTAA